A part of Desulfovibrio sp. X2 genomic DNA contains:
- a CDS encoding MerR family transcriptional regulator, whose product MEGRDKAKTYKIGQAAKLLEVKPYVLRFWETEFEQIKPVRTPSGQRAYTEETIEVVRRIKHLLWDKGLTIEGARKALEDDQRSGLLLEIESELRDIKTRLEEL is encoded by the coding sequence ATGGAAGGCCGGGACAAAGCCAAGACCTACAAGATCGGCCAGGCCGCCAAGCTGCTCGAGGTGAAGCCCTACGTGCTGCGCTTCTGGGAAACGGAGTTCGAGCAGATAAAGCCGGTGCGCACACCGTCCGGCCAGCGCGCCTACACCGAGGAGACCATCGAGGTCGTCCGCCGCATCAAGCACCTGCTCTGGGACAAGGGGCTGACCATCGAGGGCGCCAGGAAGGCCCTCGAGGACGACCAGCGCTCGGGCCTGCTGCTCGAGATCGAGTCCGAGCTGCGCGACATCAAGACCCGCCTGGAAGAACTCTAG